The following is a genomic window from Desulfurellaceae bacterium.
CTTCCCGTTAGTACTGCTCTGCTGTCCCAAATCCTAGACCAAGGCTGCATGCGTTCGCTTTATCACCCCTACGGGGCGTCACTGTCGAAAGTGCTGACGGCAGGTCTAATGTATGAAATTCTGCGGGGACAGTGCTGCCGCAAATACCCTCAGGGGGTCTGTGCGGCGAGCTTGTGGCGTGCTTCCTGGACCATGGCCACCAGCACCTTTCTCGCCTCCTGACTGCTGCGGACCTCGTGGGGAAAGGCCAGCCGCAGCCCGCGCAGCCGTTCGCCGCTGCGCACCCGCAGCCGAAATCCCAAACGGTCGATGCCGATCATCTCGGCTGAGTCGGCTTCGATATCGCGGTAGGCCCGGCAGTACAGCCGCAGGGCATCGGCGTGATCTGCGTTCATATGCTCGATAATCCCGGCCGCCACCTCGGCCAAGGGATCCCACTCGGCCTTGGTGTAATCCGCAGCGGCGACCCAGCCCATAGCGCCAAAGCCGCCGACATAGTACACGTCGCTCACGTCCATGCGGTAGAAGCCGAAATCGTCAAAATCGACCCAGGCGCGCGCGTTTTCATAGCGCGCCAGATAGCCCGCTCTGGCCGTTTCCAGGTCCGTCTCGGGCAAGGCTGTGACCTCGCCCATCAGCGTTGCCCGTGCGCCGGCCAGCGGATCGCCGGTCCAGCCGGGTTGGCTGACCAGCAGGCTGGCGCGCGGGTCGGTCTTGAGGTTTTGGGTGTGCATCGCCATCACGCTGATCAAAAACACCGGCCGTCCGTGGTCATCGAGGGCATACGGCATGACCGACCCAAACGGCCAGCCGGGATGTTTGCGGGACATGCTGGATAAGGTGCCCGTCCGGCCCAGGTGCAGCAGGGTCCGCACCTGCTCGGCAAAGGACGGTTCGGGAACGCTCGGGGCTGACGAGTCCGTTCGGGCGTGTTGGCTGCCCACGGTGGGTGATGATCTCTTCCCAGGGTCGTCATCACCTCCCTTGCTGATCGGTTCTGGCTTGGACGCTTGCGGCATGGGGCTCTCCTACTGAAAATGCGGATCGCAACAGGCGGTCTCAGGGACGTTTCGCCTCCAGGTATTGCCGCACCCACTCCAGCGCGGCCCCACGGCTGGCCAGCCGTCCCTCCAACTGGGCGTCCTCGACCGCAGTCAGAATGTCTGCGAAGCGCGGTCCGGGGCGCAGGCCAAGCCCGATGAGGTCCCGGCCGGTCAGCAGGCGCGGCGGAGCGATGCGGGCCGGCCCCAGGGTTTCTTGCTGCTGACGACAGAACGCGTAGGGACGCAGGTCGCCGCTCGAGGCCAGGGCATCAATGCGGACCAGCTCCAGCAACTCTTCGATGC
Proteins encoded in this region:
- a CDS encoding HugZ family protein, with the translated sequence MPQASKPEPISKGGDDDPGKRSSPTVGSQHARTDSSAPSVPEPSFAEQVRTLLHLGRTGTLSSMSRKHPGWPFGSVMPYALDDHGRPVFLISVMAMHTQNLKTDPRASLLVSQPGWTGDPLAGARATLMGEVTALPETDLETARAGYLARYENARAWVDFDDFGFYRMDVSDVYYVGGFGAMGWVAAADYTKAEWDPLAEVAAGIIEHMNADHADALRLYCRAYRDIEADSAEMIGIDRLGFRLRVRSGERLRGLRLAFPHEVRSSQEARKVLVAMVQEARHKLAAQTP